One stretch of Zingiber officinale cultivar Zhangliang chromosome 6B, Zo_v1.1, whole genome shotgun sequence DNA includes these proteins:
- the LOC121989337 gene encoding uncharacterized protein LOC121989337, whose translation MRSPSRSGIGEESSALSSAPPPPLLPLFRPPPLRIPDPNPNPNLDSPHGFSVPHKRPIMTPSSAAAAAAGASPAVSPPARPRRVFVPSVAAPRRLASSAARHIFRRLQLRLRLFLLLSFPFLYLLLSSSGSGNGDAVPGRSFLLDFFSALAFSSVLLLVLCVSLNALPFPSFRLLLSRSSALLLPRHQAQATPVLWSIGNSSSPDKLKGDRRLASGSVVQVYNNGDVYEGEFQRGKCSGSGVYYYSMSGRYEGDWIDGKYDGYGIETWARGSRYRGQYRQGLRHGFGVYRFYTGDVYAGEWSNGQSHGCGVHTCEDGSRYVGEFKWGVKHGLGHYHFRNGDTYAGEYFADKMHGFGVYRFANGHQYEGAWHEGRRQGLGMYTFRNGETQSGHWQNGVLDTLSTQSINLGSPIAVNHSKVLNAVQEARRASEKAYDVPRVDEKVSKAVTAANKAANAARVAAVKAVQKRIPGNGDDIGNHMV comes from the exons ATGAGATCGCCGTCGCGGTCGGGCATCGGAGAGGAAAGCTCCGCCCTCTCATCCGCTCCTCCTCCGCCCCTCCTCCCTCTCTTCCGCCCTCCCCCGCTTCGGATCCCCGACCCCAACCCTAACCCTAATCTCGACTCGCCCCATGGCTTTTCCGTCCCACATAAGCGCCCCATCATGACCCcttcctccgccgccgccgccgccgccggtgcTTCCCCCGCCGTCTCGCCCCCTGCTCGGCCCCGGCGCGTGTTTGTGCCCTCCGTCGCTGCGCCGAGGCGCCTTGCGTCCTCCGCCGCCCGCCACATCTTCCGCCGGCTCCAACTCCGCCTCCGCCtgttcctcctcctctccttcccCTTCCTTTACCTCCTGCTTTCCTCCTCCGGCTCTGGGAACGGAGACGCCGTCCCGGGAAGATCCTTCCTCCTTGATTTCTTCTCCGCCCTTGCTTTCTCGTCTGTTCTTCTCCTCGTCCTATGCGTCTCCTTGAACGCCCTCCCCTTTCCCTCCTTCCGCCTCCTCCTCTCCCGCTCCTCCGCTCTCCTCCTTCCCCGTCATCAGGCCCAAGCGACCCCCGTGCTGTGGTCCATTGGGAACTCCTCGTCCCCCGACAAGCTCAAGGGTGACCGCCGCCTAGCGTCGGGGTCCGTTGTGCAGGTCTACAACAACGGGGATGTCTACGAGGGAGAATTCCAGCGAGGGAAGTGCTCGGGAAGCGGGGTGTACTATTACTCTATGAGTGGCAGGTATGAGGGAGATTGGATCGATGGGAAATATGATGGGTATGGTATTGAGACCTGGGCTCGGGGAAGCCGATACAGGGGTCAATACAGACAAGGGCTCCGGCATGGATTTGGGGTATATCGCTTCTACACAGGCGACGTGTATGCTGGGGAGTGGTCAAACGGGCAGAGCCATGGGTGTGGTGTACACACATGTGAGGATGGAAGCCGATACGTCGGGGAATTCAAGTGGGGAGTAAAGCATGGCCTTGGTCACTATCATTTCAG GAATGGAGACACATATGCTGGGGAATATTTTGCAGACAAGATGCATGGCTTTGGAGTGTATCGCTTTGCAAATGGACACCAATATGAAGGTGCATGGCATGAAGGCAGGCGACAGGGCTTGGGAATGTACACCTTCCGGAATGGGGAGACACAATCAGGTCATTGGCAAAATGGTGTCCTGGATACCTTGAGCACTCAGAGCATTAATCTTGGCTCACCGATTGCTGTTAACCATTCAAAAGTTTTAAATGCTGTTCAG GAAGCCAGACGAGCGTCCGAAAAAGCTTATGATGTGCCCAGGGTAGATGAAAAGGTGAGCAAGGCTGTGACCGCAGCCAATAAAGCAGCTAACGCAGCTAGAGTTGCTGCGGTGAAAGCTGTTCAAAAGCGCATCCCAGGTAATGGAGATGACATAGGAAACCACATGGTATGA